The DNA window aacaacaatacaacaaGCTGAAaaagtacacaatatcagttgCTTTAACTCATACAATAATTTAATTAAACGTCTGCTTTCCTGTACAGAGGGACCCTCCTCGGCAAAAGCtgactaaggccatgtccacacgaacacggagagttttaaaaacacatatttggggttaaaacgatctccatccacacaagtgtagtttcaaaactgtctatgtctacacacaaacgcatacccctgctgtcatgcacattttgtccaatcagaagcctgaaaaaagcagcaatatcCGACTTGGTGCAGCATTACACctcttattatgtttattttgatcgactttagatgtacaatgacatgtacattatctttaaaaccagcctgcacctacacagagccctgggagcATTATTAAAGAGTGCATGCACGCctttgctgctgaaacccaacactcatagaattataacatgttcagcaacatggtgatgtattacatgtgcagcgAAGTGTACATTTTCTAAAATCAGCACTAACGAGCCAAGAAAACCATTTTAGATGTTTAAGGGAATTgaaaagcatttaatcatggatatagtgatatgGTACGTGTGTAATGAAGTCTATATTgtatttaacatcagtacacactacaaggaggatgCTAAATCgtgttttttttagttgcttggttGCTTTTTACGCATGAGCACGGTCGAGCCCGGCTCCATCTACAAGAATTGAAACAAGACACATAAGTTGACTTCATGATTTGTtgttaaacaaggactaaaaacataagataatgtagcatctttcttatgacacagagcaaaaagtcttgcttgtcaaagttgtcccatcaggtggaggttcgacagcgatcatatccaaaacagctgactgtcactagcgccggcgggagtgtcgcaaagcccattttgatcagaatcagaatcagaagagtttttattgccgttgtttgagaacgggttcacaaactaggaattttacttggtgcaatcgtgcaacataaaacacatataacacagaatggaataacatgagctgtaactgagctgtaACTTGatgtcttttttattaatgttgagtgaaaatagctgcatgtttacgttcaaacatacagtaatcTCGCTTATAGTttgtttaaaggcagcaaggcagtgttgttgaacttggaaatgacagcgcacaacagtgacgtcatcacaagtctccgtttgaGCTGGGCGGAGAGTTTTAgatctctacactttggccagcgtttgtaaatgtctgcgtttttaaagacacaattatgcgtctgcgtgtggacaagaggcctaaacgcagagataagtatgcattTATCaagtatctgtgttcgtgtggacatggcctaaatcACAGATCTGCGGGTCCGAGTCGACGCGAAACTAGGATTTTTGGGAGTTGCACGTCAGGGTCTGTGGGAGGGTACGCAGAGGGAGGGGCAAGATGGCTTCGCTAACGCAAGCTACGTGACACGAGAGTATAGGATTGCACACTATAGATGTTAGGGAACTAAGACAGTTGTTCAACCGCTGCTCACACTTACAGATTCAGCGTCATGTTCTAATCCTGTATCGTGATGCTCCAGCTCATCGTCTCGGAATTCCTTTATAACCTAAAAAAACCCACATAAAAACTATGAATAAAATCAGACTTCATGAACATATTGAACACCAACAGAGAGCAGTCACCTTTAATAGTTCGGTGTATCTCTCTGGGTCCTGCTCCATCAGAGTTCTTATCTGGCTGTTGTAATGTTCAGAGATGCTCTCCTCCACTGCCACAGTGCAAGCCATGGCCCCCTCTTTGCCCAACAATGCAGTTGATGCCCCTATCGGAGAGTGACGGAATGACAAATACCtttaaaatactttaaaacaCCGGCACTATAAAAGCAACAGCTGGCAGAGTAATTAAGCAACATATTAGGATATCAATGTTATCTTTGACAACCTTCATACATGATGAAACACATGTTAGCATTTCTTTAATATTCCATTGTACTGTACATTTTAAAAGTCACACCAACCTAATAAAAAGCCAGCAACATTCCAAAGGGGTAGCAGCGCGGTGGGCCGGACGCGGCATTCGGCCAGTATTTCGTTAAATTTCTCAAGGTGTTTTTTTTCTTGATCCCACATTTCCTGCAAGAAGAAATAGTGTATttgaaaaatgatttaaaaataacaaaaataacaataatattaatggaTTCAATCTACATAGCGCTTTTGTGGACACTGTACAGCGCTGTACAGACAGAACTGAGAACCTATCATTCAGTTAATCCACATTCACATTttaatggtggtaagctacatttggagccacagctgccctggggtagagtgACAGAAGTGTGGCTGCCAATATGCGCTTAGCACCTCTTCGGCCACCACCAACCATTTATACTTTTTTAATGGGAACAAAGGCTGCAAAGTAAAAACATATGTAGAGTATGCACTACAGCAGGAGTCGCCAACCCGTCGATCGACCAGTCGATCTTTGTGACCATATCGGTTGATCGcgaaaatattaggaaaaaaatatattagtgGACATCAGTGACACCCCCACCCGGAAAATGACCAACAGACCTGCCAAAAGGCACGCATTTTAACCTCTGAACACACCTAAGCCGCTCTCTACTCTGCCTCACATTCGCCGCTCTCGAAACCGTGGCCACACCCCGCCGCCTTGCACACTACACCCGCTCGTCTCACAAACGCACTTTGCTTGACGTGCACAAAAATCATTGcgctgcaacaatgcattaaggctgactGTTGCAACGCATTGGACATTTTCCAGCATCCAACATCAAAAACCCTACCCTCAACCACAAGTACATGACCAAATAATAGTGTGTGTGAACAATGCTCAAAAGTACGGATTCTGTGTttttgtgcatacaaaagtaaacattgacatgtgcaaaggcagtaatatatgataaaaaggACTTCCCGGTTCATCTCCTCTTTTATCACACACgataaacccgccaggtgaacagctgatttgacTACTTCCGGCACTGTCATAAGACAACCATGTGACTCGCATCCCATATGTAACCATAGGATGAATAAATATACTACAAGACTATAAGACTATAAAAGCCATAGACAGTTAACTTCTAAAGCAGTGGTGCCCAAAGTGTGGCCTGTAGCTCCTTTGTCATTGGCCctagacacatttaaaaaaaaaaaaaaaaaaacaccagcaaaaaaaacagcaagaagcacaatgaaaaaaacaattttgacATCAGCCAAcagtaacaaaaaataaataaataaataaaaataaaaaataaaatataaatatatatatatttatatatatgtgtggggggaaaacatcacaagactatttcatctccacaggcctgtttcatgaggggtttcctcaatcctcaggagatctcctgaggattgaggaaacccctcatgaaacaggcctgtggagatgaaatagtcttgtgatttttatttttatttttttatttttttttattttgtatttattttattttttttccccacacatacatattacgctctaccactgtatcgagcactttttttttttttttggataatctaattaagacatatatatatttatatatatgtattaggattgaacggtataccagtactaataaagtaccgctatactaatgaatcataaacgGTACTAACAGGCATGATGGAGCGCAGTCGTCAcgctgtgacattgctggttttacgagcaaaggagcatgttcagcagcgcacaatcatggaaTGTTTACAGCCAGACCTATTGTGTAGACTTAAAAGGGAgaaaggacgcattttggcttaaaaattaaCAATAAATGTGAAGCTACAACACTAAAACGCCGCtctgcaagaggtgctttaaaactgtggtccccaacctttttgtaactgcggaccggtcaacgcttgaaaattgaccagggagggggcgggggggggtttgtcataaaaaaatacaatcatgtgtgcttacggactgtatccctgcagactgtattgatctatattgatatttaatgtaggaaccagaaatattaataacagaaagaaacaacccttttgtgtgaatgagtgtgaatgagtgtaaatgggggagggaggttttttgggttggtgcactaattttaagtgtatcttgtgttttttatgttgatttaattaaaaaaattgtttttaatttttttaattttatttttttaaattttttttaaattcttgtgcggcccggtaccaatcgatccacagaccggtaccgggccgcggcccggttgttggggaccactgctttaaaacatggctagctagctagcggctaacgtccatccgcagtcggcagtgttttagctacttccaaatcactaatcctggtctccatggcgacaaataaagtacgtttcttacaagtatcatccttgcaggacgaggaatagctaaacatgcttcactgcaaaccgtaggaggatacacagGATACCAGAAAAAAAACAAGTTCAATTAATCTATAGAAAACTAGTCGCCTATGATTGGGTCATTTTTGGCTTGCAACCCATCAATTGAGAAACAACATCTTAGATGATTATATTTAGGTAAAGCTGACATTATTTCATCTGCCACAAGTTAGAGTTCCACATTGCCCAAAGAAAGGCTGTAGTCATACCTGAATGAGAGGTCCAGTACTAGACCTGCCCAGTACTGCCATCTGGCCGGCGTAGATGCGACTTGCGCCATATTCACCCGCATGGTCGACACGCAAGATACGATGCAGCATCTCCTTCTCCTTGCTGTCCCGAGGGGGTGGGACCACACTGTACCATCGTGAGCTCCACGGGAACGCTGCAATCACACACACAGGAATGCAACTTTTCATTATTGGCACATCCAAGCACTTTGAAGGTATGCCCATTCACAAGTAAAAGCATTGTTCGTTTATCTCaaggtttttggtgcaatgtgaACATTGCTCTCgacatacagtcacgatcaaaagctTACATACACTCGTGAAGGACgttatgtcatggctgtcttgagtttcaaatcatttctacaactcttatttttttgtgatagagtgattggagcacatacttgtttgtaacaaaacacattcatgaagtttggttcttttatggtgatgggtcaaatgcagagaataatttcgccacacctagtgtgtgtgtgacaatcattggtactttaacttttgtatgaatttattatgggtctactgaaaatgtgaccaaatctgctgggtcaaaagtatacatacagcaatgttaatatttggttacatgtcccttggtaagtttccctgcaataaggcacttttggtagccatccacaagcttctggttgaatttttgaccactcctcttgacaaaattggtgcagttcagctaaatgtgttggttttctgacatggacttgtttcttcagcattgtccacacgtttaagtcaggacttcgggAAGGGAATTCtagaaccttaattctagcctgattttgcCATGTCTAGTCCCCACatatgtggtcccctccaaggtttctcattgtagcccattgggttgagttattccttgccctgatgtgggatctgagccgcggatgtcgttgtggcttgtgcagccctttgagacacttgtgatttagggctgtataaagaaactttgattgattgattgattgattgattgattgattgattgattgacagtgtTGGTAGTTTATTTAAACGTAAAACTGCATTTTAAGTTCTACTATACATGGTCTgtggtcatttttttttttttaccgtaacagCTAGCCCTGAGCAACGTCAAATCGATAGGTAAGACAATTTCCCTTCATATACGATTTTCCGCTTCTGGTTTGTCATTTCCAACACCTACCTGGCAACACTGGCCACCACTATTCCTGTTAAGACACAGCCGTTTGGCAACCACGTTACATAACTTATGTTAAGCTACATTTGTTCGAAAATAACACCAATTATTGAAACAATTACGTAACATCCACCAGTTGTTACGTATGTTTTTAGCatgattagcttttttttttttagccgttATAAACCTGCTTCTTGCTTACCTCTACGTTTTGCGCCCTGTCGTACGATCACCGGCAAGGCCCTTTGTAAGGAGACATATGCAAATATCTGCATGATTGACAGTCTTCGGGACAAATGACCACAGTTATCCAAAAGAGCAAGTCAAATAAACGTAAACTGTCATTGAAAATGTCAGAGGCTGGAGCTGGGTGTGGGAGGGTGTCGCCGGCTGATG is part of the Entelurus aequoreus isolate RoL-2023_Sb linkage group LG22, RoL_Eaeq_v1.1, whole genome shotgun sequence genome and encodes:
- the coq7 gene encoding 5-demethoxyubiquinone hydroxylase, mitochondrial, giving the protein MQIFAYVSLQRALPVIVRQGAKRRAFPWSSRWYSVVPPPRDSKEKEMLHRILRVDHAGEYGASRIYAGQMAVLGRSSTGPLIQEMWDQEKKHLEKFNEILAECRVRPTALLPLWNVAGFLLGASTALLGKEGAMACTVAVEESISEHYNSQIRTLMEQDPERYTELLKVIKEFRDDELEHHDTGLEHDAESVPGYWLLKNAIQIGCKGAIYVSQRV